One genomic window of Corynebacterium sp. sy039 includes the following:
- a CDS encoding branched-chain amino acid aminotransferase, giving the protein MTSSTFTVQKTTTPTSPERLQEILANPGFGKHFSDHMVTINWNKEQGWHDAKVVPYQPISLDPATSVLHYGQAIFEGLKAYRHADGSIKTFRPLENAHRFQASAQRLAMPELPEELFIESIRQLVDIDRDWVPAPGGEEVLYLRPFMIATENTLGVSPSQSYMYILIASPAGAYFADGIKPVSVWLSTDYVRAAPGGTGAAKCAGNYAASLLAQAQATEEGCEQVVWLDAKERTYIEEMGGMNMFFVQGKGKDAQVITPRLSGSILPGVTRQSIVQLAQDLGYHAQERLISVQEWEEKSRSGEMSETFACGTAAVITPVGSAKYPQGQFSINGNQPGEITMQLREKLTGIQKGTEEDIHGWMYTLIEP; this is encoded by the coding sequence ATGACGTCTTCTACTTTCACAGTTCAGAAAACCACAACTCCGACGTCACCAGAGCGGCTCCAAGAAATCCTTGCTAACCCAGGTTTCGGTAAGCATTTTAGCGACCATATGGTGACAATCAACTGGAATAAAGAGCAAGGTTGGCACGATGCCAAAGTGGTGCCGTACCAGCCGATTTCTCTTGATCCAGCAACAAGCGTGCTGCATTATGGTCAGGCAATTTTTGAGGGACTCAAAGCCTATCGCCATGCCGACGGAAGCATTAAGACTTTCCGCCCACTAGAAAATGCACACCGCTTTCAAGCATCAGCACAACGTCTTGCTATGCCAGAGTTGCCGGAAGAACTGTTCATAGAATCCATACGTCAACTTGTTGATATTGACCGTGATTGGGTTCCAGCTCCAGGTGGGGAAGAAGTGCTCTACTTGCGCCCCTTTATGATTGCTACAGAAAATACTCTAGGGGTTTCCCCATCGCAGTCATATATGTATATTCTTATCGCTTCTCCTGCAGGAGCATATTTTGCCGATGGGATCAAACCGGTATCAGTATGGTTGAGCACTGATTATGTTCGCGCTGCTCCAGGAGGAACAGGTGCGGCAAAGTGTGCTGGTAACTATGCTGCTTCTTTGCTCGCCCAGGCTCAGGCAACAGAAGAAGGCTGTGAGCAAGTGGTATGGCTTGATGCCAAAGAACGCACCTATATTGAAGAAATGGGTGGCATGAATATGTTTTTTGTGCAGGGGAAAGGAAAAGACGCACAGGTCATTACGCCGAGATTATCTGGTTCAATTCTGCCAGGTGTCACCCGACAGAGCATTGTTCAGCTCGCTCAAGATCTTGGCTATCATGCACAAGAACGCTTAATTTCTGTCCAAGAATGGGAAGAAAAATCGCGTAGCGGTGAGATGAGCGAAACTTTTGCTTGTGGTACCGCAGCAGTTATTACCCCTGTTGGTTCTGCAAAATATCCACAAGGGCAATTCAGTATCAACGGCAATCAACCAGGAGAGATAACTATGCAATTGCGTGAAAAACTCACTGGTATCCAAAAAGGCACTGAAGAAGACATCCACGGTTGGATGTATACTCTTATCGAGCCTTAA
- a CDS encoding leucyl aminopeptidase yields the protein MTSQFDLPARGTKTKLTLAKKLPESFDCLVVPVFQGEHDLELAASDYFSETANLDIWKSLIAVGATGKVAELTKVPAGENSPADFVLAVGLGDSQELDEETIRRATGAAARALTGVNTVVTTIGAFGMQAAVEGFGLGAYHYRGLKNHKNNAKNTAHNEPVKKVVFLHNAKGDKEIVRNAKVTVNAVNLARDLVNTSSAHLYPESYAAIIGQLAKPLGIDVEVLAEKELKKQGFGGILAVGMGSARTPRLVRLSWAPKDKDTAKELPHVAMVGKGITFDTGGISLKPGAQMDHMISDMGGSAAVVATVLAAARLKLNVRITATIPLAENMPSGHAYRPGDVITHYGGITTEVLNTDAEGRLVLADAIARACEDKPQYLLEAATLTGAQIVALGHRISGVMGSDEFRDRVVAAGQTVGEQAWAMPLPTELSDAIKSPVADLRNISANSGGGMLVAGCYLQEFVADDVQWAHIDIAGPSFNTSGEHGYTPTRATGVPVRTFLKVLSELADAN from the coding sequence GTGACATCTCAATTTGATTTGCCAGCACGTGGCACAAAAACAAAGCTCACCCTAGCGAAAAAGCTCCCTGAATCTTTTGACTGTCTAGTTGTTCCTGTGTTTCAAGGAGAACACGATTTAGAACTAGCAGCCAGCGATTATTTCTCCGAAACCGCCAACTTGGATATATGGAAGTCGCTGATTGCAGTAGGAGCAACAGGTAAAGTAGCTGAGCTCACAAAGGTTCCTGCTGGCGAGAACTCTCCAGCGGATTTTGTTCTTGCTGTGGGGCTAGGTGATAGCCAAGAACTCGATGAGGAAACAATCCGTCGCGCTACCGGCGCTGCTGCACGTGCGCTAACCGGGGTAAATACTGTTGTCACAACCATTGGCGCTTTTGGGATGCAAGCAGCCGTAGAGGGCTTTGGCCTCGGTGCTTATCACTATCGCGGCTTAAAAAATCACAAGAACAATGCCAAAAATACCGCACATAACGAGCCAGTGAAGAAAGTAGTTTTCTTACATAACGCTAAAGGTGATAAAGAGATAGTTCGCAATGCCAAAGTGACCGTTAATGCGGTGAACTTAGCTCGCGATTTAGTCAATACTTCATCTGCACATCTTTACCCGGAAAGTTATGCAGCCATTATTGGACAACTTGCCAAACCACTTGGGATTGACGTCGAGGTGCTGGCGGAAAAAGAGCTCAAAAAGCAGGGTTTTGGTGGCATTTTGGCAGTAGGTATGGGGTCAGCTCGTACCCCTCGGCTGGTGCGCTTATCATGGGCACCGAAGGATAAGGATACCGCTAAAGAATTGCCTCATGTAGCAATGGTGGGTAAGGGAATTACCTTTGATACTGGTGGCATTTCGCTCAAACCGGGTGCTCAGATGGATCACATGATTTCTGATATGGGTGGTTCTGCAGCCGTTGTTGCTACGGTTCTAGCTGCAGCACGCTTGAAATTGAATGTACGTATCACCGCTACTATTCCGCTAGCAGAGAATATGCCTAGTGGTCACGCATATCGTCCAGGCGATGTCATCACTCACTATGGCGGTATCACGACCGAGGTGCTCAATACTGATGCAGAAGGACGCCTTGTGCTTGCCGACGCTATTGCCAGGGCGTGTGAGGATAAGCCACAGTATCTGCTCGAAGCAGCGACTCTTACAGGTGCCCAGATTGTTGCACTCGGACATCGTATCTCAGGTGTCATGGGTTCAGATGAATTCCGTGATCGTGTTGTTGCTGCTGGTCAGACTGTAGGCGAACAAGCATGGGCAATGCCATTGCCTACTGAGCTTAGCGACGCAATCAAATCCCCTGTGGCTGATTTACGTAATATCAGTGCTAATTCTGGGGGCGGTATGTTAGTGGCTGGCTGTTACTTGCAGGAGTTCGTTGCTGATGATGTGCAGTGGGCACATATTGATATTGCCGGACCATCGTTTAATACCAGTGGTGAACACGGTTATACCCCCACACGTGCGACAGGTGTGCCAGTGCGTACATTCCTCAAAGTGCTCAGTGAGCTTGCCGACGCTAACTAA
- a CDS encoding oxidoreductase, with amino-acid sequence MKKMQEEDVQFLVRWTTEHMGVEGFVEPETLINEMSIVLVDITGEFTRRRIGGPRSIDMLAQRLDIPIYDVEETGYPQRMREKIERDRILKKRAEQKKRREKFEREYRDKQ; translated from the coding sequence ATGAAGAAAATGCAGGAAGAAGACGTGCAATTCTTGGTGCGTTGGACAACTGAACATATGGGCGTCGAAGGTTTTGTGGAACCAGAAACCCTCATCAATGAAATGTCGATTGTGCTGGTTGACATCACCGGCGAGTTTACGCGCCGCAGAATTGGTGGCCCGCGAAGCATTGATATGCTCGCACAACGGCTTGATATTCCAATTTATGATGTAGAAGAAACAGGGTATCCCCAGCGTATGCGTGAGAAAATTGAACGCGATCGTATTCTTAAAAAACGTGCAGAGCAGAAGAAACGTCGAGAAAAGTTTGAGCGAGAATATCGCGATAAGCAATAA
- the sucB gene encoding 2-oxoglutarate dehydrogenase, E2 component, dihydrolipoamide succinyltransferase, translating into MAHSVVMPELGESVTEGTITQWLKSVGDTVAVDEPLLEVSTDKVDTEVPSPVAGVLLEIKAQEDDTIDVGEVIAIIGDADEAPAEQPAQPAQQAAPAPAAEEKPAQSAQPAQSADAADATDVVMPELGESVTEGTITQWLKSVGDTVAVDEPLLEVSTDKVDTEVPSPVAGTILEILAAEDDTVDVGDVIVRIGTPGAAPTQQAAPTETQAPAEQPAQPAQQAAPAPAAEEKPAQSAQPAQSADAADATDVVMPELGESVTEGTITQWLKSVGDTVAVDEPLLEVSTDKVDTEVPSPVAGTILEILAAEDDTVDVGDVIVRIGTPGAAPTQQAAPTETQAPAEQPAQPAQQAAPAPAAEEKPAQSAQPAQSADAADATDVVMPELGESVTEGTITQWLKSVGDTVAVDEPLLEVSTDKVDTEVPSPVAGTILEILAAEDDTVDVGDVIVRIGTPGAAPTQQAAPTETQAPAEQPAQPAQQAAPAPAAEEKPAQSAQPAQQPEKVNNGNVPYVTPLVRKLAEKHGVDLSTVEGTGVGGRIRKQDVLAAANGADTGSATDSQSKSNAQAADPRANWSTKSVDPAKAELIGTTQKVNRIREITAAKMVEALQISAQLTHLQEVDVTKIAELRKQHKPAFQQKHGVNLTYLPFFVKATVEALISHPNVNASYNAETKEMTYHSDVNVAIAVDTPRGLLTPVIHKAQDLSLVDIAKAIVELADKARNNKLKPNDLTGATFTVTNIGSEGALSDTPILVPPQAGILGTAAIQKRPVVVTEDGVDAIAIRQMCYLPFTYDHQVVDGADAGRFTATIKDRLETANFEAELEL; encoded by the coding sequence ATGGCGCACTCAGTAGTTATGCCAGAACTTGGTGAATCAGTCACCGAAGGCACCATCACCCAATGGCTCAAATCTGTAGGAGACACCGTCGCAGTAGACGAACCACTACTCGAAGTCTCCACAGACAAAGTAGACACCGAAGTACCATCACCAGTAGCAGGCGTACTATTGGAGATTAAAGCGCAAGAGGACGATACCATTGACGTTGGTGAAGTCATTGCGATTATTGGTGACGCAGACGAAGCTCCTGCCGAGCAGCCTGCACAACCAGCGCAACAAGCAGCACCAGCACCAGCTGCCGAAGAAAAACCAGCACAGAGCGCACAACCAGCACAGAGTGCAGACGCTGCTGACGCTACCGACGTTGTTATGCCAGAACTTGGTGAATCAGTCACCGAAGGCACTATCACCCAATGGCTCAAATCTGTAGGAGACACCGTCGCAGTAGACGAACCACTACTCGAAGTCTCCACAGACAAAGTAGACACCGAAGTACCATCACCAGTAGCAGGAACCATCCTTGAAATCCTCGCTGCAGAAGACGACACCGTCGACGTAGGAGACGTTATCGTCCGAATCGGAACCCCAGGCGCTGCCCCAACACAGCAAGCAGCACCAACCGAAACACAAGCTCCTGCCGAGCAGCCTGCACAACCAGCGCAACAAGCAGCACCAGCACCAGCTGCCGAAGAAAAACCAGCACAGAGCGCACAACCAGCACAGAGTGCAGACGCTGCTGACGCTACCGACGTTGTTATGCCAGAACTTGGTGAATCAGTCACCGAAGGCACTATCACCCAATGGCTCAAATCTGTAGGAGACACCGTCGCAGTAGACGAACCACTACTCGAAGTCTCCACAGACAAAGTAGACACCGAAGTACCATCACCAGTAGCAGGAACCATCCTTGAAATCCTCGCTGCAGAAGACGACACCGTCGACGTAGGAGACGTTATCGTCCGAATCGGAACCCCAGGCGCTGCCCCAACACAGCAAGCAGCACCAACCGAAACACAAGCTCCTGCCGAGCAGCCTGCACAACCAGCGCAACAAGCAGCACCAGCACCAGCTGCCGAAGAAAAACCAGCACAGAGCGCACAACCAGCACAGAGTGCAGACGCTGCTGACGCTACCGACGTTGTTATGCCAGAACTTGGTGAATCAGTCACCGAAGGCACTATCACCCAATGGCTCAAATCTGTAGGAGACACCGTCGCAGTAGACGAACCACTACTCGAAGTCTCCACAGACAAAGTAGACACCGAAGTACCATCACCAGTAGCAGGAACCATCCTTGAAATCCTCGCTGCAGAAGACGACACCGTCGACGTAGGAGACGTTATCGTCCGAATCGGAACCCCAGGCGCTGCCCCAACACAGCAAGCAGCACCAACCGAAACACAAGCTCCTGCCGAGCAGCCTGCACAACCAGCGCAACAAGCAGCACCAGCACCAGCTGCCGAAGAAAAACCAGCACAGAGTGCACAACCAGCACAGCAGCCTGAAAAAGTGAACAACGGCAATGTGCCTTATGTGACACCACTTGTGCGTAAGCTGGCAGAAAAGCATGGTGTGGACTTGTCTACCGTCGAGGGCACTGGTGTTGGCGGTCGTATCCGTAAGCAGGATGTGCTTGCTGCTGCTAATGGCGCTGACACAGGTAGCGCTACTGATTCACAGAGCAAGAGCAATGCTCAGGCTGCCGATCCACGCGCGAACTGGTCAACGAAGTCTGTTGATCCTGCTAAGGCAGAGCTTATTGGCACTACGCAGAAAGTTAATCGTATCCGTGAGATTACCGCTGCCAAGATGGTTGAAGCGTTGCAGATTTCTGCGCAGCTCACGCACTTGCAGGAAGTTGATGTCACAAAAATTGCTGAGTTGCGTAAGCAACATAAGCCTGCGTTCCAGCAAAAGCATGGGGTAAATCTTACGTACTTGCCATTCTTTGTTAAGGCTACTGTTGAGGCGCTTATTAGCCACCCGAATGTCAATGCATCGTACAATGCAGAGACTAAGGAAATGACCTACCACTCAGACGTTAATGTTGCTATTGCTGTTGATACTCCTCGTGGTTTGCTGACCCCTGTTATTCATAAAGCTCAGGATCTTAGCTTGGTTGATATTGCTAAGGCTATCGTCGAGTTGGCTGATAAGGCACGCAACAATAAGCTCAAGCCAAATGATCTGACCGGGGCAACATTTACTGTTACCAATATCGGTTCTGAAGGGGCATTATCTGATACCCCAATTCTTGTACCACCACAAGCAGGAATTTTGGGAACTGCAGCGATTCAGAAACGCCCTGTTGTGGTTACCGAAGACGGTGTGGACGCTATTGCGATTCGTCAGATGTGCTACTTGCCATTTACCTATGATCACCAAGTTGTTGACGGTGCAGATGCTGGTCGTTTCACCGCAACAATCAAGGATCGTCTCGAAACCGCTAATTTTGAGGCAGAGCTAGAGCTCTAG
- the gcvP gene encoding aminomethyl-transferring glycine dehydrogenase, producing the protein MTLSSSPYLSRHIGPDNAERTHMLERLGYDSLEALVTAAVPASIRSEAPTLAPALSEEEAQAKLRSYARQNTVLKSFYGQGYYDTLTPPVIRRNIVEDPGWYTAYTPYQPEISQGRLEALLNFQTMIEEITGLPVANASLLDEASAAAEAIALMGRVQKKGRRVILDQRLHPQVLAVAAQRARAIDIEVEISDPTSGLAGDDLIGVVLAYPGTKGDIQDISGAIADIHARGGLAAVATDLLALQLLKSPGELGADIAFGSSQRFGVPLFFGGPHAAFMSVTDALRRQLPGRIVGVSIDAAGRPAYRLALQTREQHIRRERATSNICTAQALLAVCASMYAVWHGGAGLKTIAQRIHSRAVSFARAIDTCTDVTLVSHEFFDTVTVSAPGKAAQITDRLAEQGYLVRAIGQDEVSIAFGESATHEDVVQLAAAFDAQVADEPATEHSAIPDYAQRDTTALTHPIFNSVHSETQMLRYLRTLKDKDLALDRTMIPLGSCTMKLNPSAGMEPITWPEFANIHPYAPESHTAGWRALIAELESWLAEITGYAKVSVQPNAGSQGELAGLLAIRRYHLSRGDTERNIVLIPQSAHGTNAASATLANLRVVVVATASDGSIDLEDLDAKLEKHSGHVAAIMITYPSTHGVFEETVRTVCDKVHAAGGQVYLDGANLNALAGIAQPGQFGGDVSHLNLHKTFTIPHGGGGPGVGPVAVAAHLVPFLPTDPNTADPHTDAALNTGVPIAATQYGSAGVLPISWAYIAMMGGAGLKEATASAILGANYLAHELSDSFPILYTGAHGLVAHECILDLREITDKTGVTATDVAKRLIDFGFHAPTLSFPVAGTLMVEPTESEDLAELDRFIEAMRTIRAEIDAIAQGAVAYEDSVLRHAPFTAHDVCADEWDYVFPRSQAVYPVAHLKKAKYFPPVRRLDEAYGDRNFICTCPPPEAFDYQD; encoded by the coding sequence ATGACGCTATCTTCTTCACCATATTTATCCCGCCACATCGGCCCGGATAATGCAGAACGTACACATATGCTAGAGCGGCTGGGTTATGACAGCCTCGAAGCACTTGTCACTGCCGCAGTTCCCGCCTCAATCCGCAGCGAGGCGCCAACCTTAGCACCAGCCCTTAGCGAAGAAGAAGCACAAGCAAAACTTCGTTCCTACGCACGGCAAAATACAGTGCTGAAATCCTTTTATGGGCAGGGCTACTACGACACCCTCACCCCACCAGTTATTCGTCGCAATATCGTGGAAGATCCAGGCTGGTACACCGCCTATACGCCTTATCAACCAGAAATTTCTCAAGGACGCTTGGAAGCATTGCTCAACTTCCAGACCATGATTGAGGAAATCACCGGTTTACCTGTCGCCAACGCATCATTGCTTGATGAAGCAAGTGCTGCCGCAGAAGCTATTGCTCTCATGGGTCGAGTACAGAAAAAAGGTCGTCGGGTTATCCTTGACCAACGCCTCCACCCGCAAGTGCTAGCAGTTGCGGCTCAACGCGCACGCGCTATTGATATTGAAGTAGAAATTAGCGATCCTACCTCTGGTTTAGCTGGTGATGATCTCATTGGCGTGGTGCTGGCATATCCTGGCACCAAAGGCGATATTCAAGATATTTCTGGCGCCATTGCAGATATTCATGCTCGCGGTGGTCTAGCTGCCGTTGCCACAGACTTGCTTGCTTTGCAATTACTCAAGTCACCAGGTGAGTTAGGTGCAGATATCGCCTTTGGTTCCTCACAGCGTTTTGGTGTCCCCCTCTTTTTCGGTGGGCCTCATGCAGCTTTCATGTCAGTCACAGATGCTTTGCGACGTCAACTCCCTGGTCGTATCGTCGGTGTGTCTATTGACGCAGCTGGTCGTCCGGCTTATCGCTTGGCTTTGCAGACCCGAGAACAGCATATTCGTCGAGAGCGTGCAACAAGCAATATCTGTACTGCTCAGGCTTTGCTCGCAGTGTGTGCTTCGATGTATGCAGTGTGGCATGGTGGCGCAGGGTTAAAAACTATTGCCCAAAGAATTCATAGCCGAGCGGTATCTTTTGCTCGTGCGATTGATACCTGCACTGATGTCACTCTTGTGTCACATGAGTTTTTTGACACTGTCACAGTCTCAGCACCAGGAAAAGCTGCACAAATCACAGATCGCTTGGCTGAGCAAGGGTATCTTGTGCGTGCCATTGGGCAGGACGAAGTGTCTATTGCCTTCGGCGAATCTGCAACTCACGAAGATGTGGTACAGCTTGCAGCGGCTTTTGATGCTCAGGTAGCAGATGAGCCAGCAACAGAGCACAGCGCTATTCCTGATTATGCTCAACGCGATACGACAGCACTAACACACCCCATTTTCAACTCGGTACATTCCGAAACTCAAATGTTGCGCTATCTGCGCACTCTCAAAGACAAAGACCTGGCTTTAGATCGCACCATGATTCCATTGGGTTCATGCACAATGAAGCTCAATCCTAGTGCGGGTATGGAACCAATTACCTGGCCTGAGTTTGCCAATATCCACCCTTATGCTCCTGAATCGCATACTGCTGGTTGGCGTGCGCTTATTGCAGAACTTGAGTCATGGCTAGCAGAGATTACTGGCTATGCCAAAGTTTCTGTGCAGCCTAATGCTGGTTCTCAAGGCGAGCTTGCTGGTTTATTGGCGATTCGTCGTTATCATCTTTCTCGTGGAGATACTGAGCGCAATATCGTCCTTATTCCGCAATCAGCTCATGGCACTAATGCTGCATCTGCTACCCTGGCAAATTTGCGTGTAGTGGTGGTAGCAACCGCTAGCGATGGTTCGATTGATCTGGAAGATCTAGACGCAAAACTCGAAAAGCACTCTGGTCATGTAGCAGCAATTATGATTACTTACCCCTCTACACACGGGGTGTTTGAGGAGACAGTACGCACCGTCTGCGATAAGGTACACGCTGCTGGCGGGCAGGTATATCTTGATGGTGCTAATCTCAATGCACTCGCAGGTATTGCACAGCCTGGTCAATTTGGTGGAGATGTCTCTCACCTGAATCTGCATAAAACCTTCACCATTCCACATGGCGGCGGCGGTCCAGGTGTTGGTCCTGTGGCAGTTGCTGCACACCTTGTGCCATTCTTGCCTACTGACCCGAATACTGCCGATCCACACACTGACGCAGCACTAAACACTGGTGTTCCTATTGCAGCCACACAGTATGGTTCTGCTGGTGTCCTTCCTATTTCTTGGGCGTATATCGCCATGATGGGAGGCGCTGGCCTCAAGGAGGCTACTGCCTCAGCTATTTTGGGCGCTAATTATCTTGCTCATGAGCTCAGTGATTCTTTCCCTATCCTCTACACTGGCGCTCATGGTCTTGTGGCGCATGAATGTATCCTTGACCTGCGTGAGATCACCGATAAGACTGGTGTCACTGCAACCGACGTCGCAAAGCGTCTGATTGATTTTGGTTTCCATGCACCAACATTGTCTTTCCCTGTAGCAGGAACACTCATGGTGGAGCCTACCGAGTCAGAAGATTTAGCAGAGTTGGATCGCTTTATTGAAGCCATGCGTACCATTCGAGCGGAAATTGATGCTATTGCCCAGGGTGCGGTTGCTTATGAAGACTCTGTGCTACGCCATGCACCGTTCACTGCTCACGACGTATGTGCTGACGAGTGGGATTACGTTTTCCCTCGTTCGCAGGCGGTATACCCGGTTGCCCATCTCAAGAAGGCAAAATACTTCCCACCGGTGCGTCGCCTCGACGAAGCCTATGGTGATCGCAATTTCATTTGCACGTGTCCACCACCAGAAGCATTTGATTACCAGGATTAA
- the gcvT gene encoding glycine cleavage system aminomethyltransferase GcvT, producing MSELIHSPLHNEHEKLEARFTPFGQWNMPLKYGSELEEHRAVRSAAGLFDLSHMGEIRVSGAQAGEFLDYALISLLSALPVGKAKYSMIVAEDGGIIDDLITYRLAEQEYLVVPNAGNATTVFAELEKRAAGFEVSVVDESKDTALIAVQGPRAEEIVLAATANTPETDPEVVRSLRYYACAPIMVDQLAVLLARTGYTGEDGFELYVSAEQATILWQKLLAVGAQFGLIPAGLAARDSLRLEAGMPLYGNELSRQRTPISAGLGVLVSKKKQGDFVGKQALSNTEQPTQVLVGLVSKERRAARAHTPLLDENDQVVGEVTSGQPSPTLGHPIALAYVDRAYQEPGSVLRADIRGKHYAFEVVKLPFYSRD from the coding sequence TTGTCTGAGCTTATTCATTCCCCATTGCATAATGAGCATGAGAAACTAGAGGCGCGGTTTACCCCATTTGGGCAATGGAATATGCCGCTAAAATATGGCTCTGAGCTAGAAGAACACCGGGCAGTGCGTAGTGCTGCTGGATTATTCGATCTTTCTCATATGGGTGAGATTCGCGTATCAGGTGCTCAAGCTGGTGAGTTCTTGGATTATGCCCTTATCTCTTTGCTGTCTGCCCTGCCCGTGGGCAAAGCAAAATACTCCATGATTGTTGCTGAAGATGGGGGCATTATCGACGATCTGATCACCTATCGTCTTGCCGAGCAGGAATACCTTGTGGTTCCTAATGCAGGCAATGCAACCACGGTTTTTGCTGAGTTAGAAAAACGTGCTGCCGGGTTTGAGGTTTCTGTAGTAGATGAGTCGAAAGATACTGCGCTTATTGCAGTTCAAGGGCCTCGGGCTGAGGAAATTGTGCTTGCAGCCACAGCGAATACCCCAGAAACAGATCCAGAGGTAGTGCGTAGTCTGCGTTATTATGCGTGCGCTCCGATTATGGTTGATCAGCTCGCGGTACTCTTAGCCCGCACTGGTTATACCGGTGAAGATGGCTTTGAGCTGTATGTTTCTGCAGAACAGGCTACAATTCTATGGCAAAAATTGCTTGCAGTTGGTGCCCAGTTTGGGCTTATTCCTGCTGGTCTTGCTGCGCGTGATTCTTTGCGTCTCGAAGCGGGAATGCCGCTTTATGGCAATGAGCTCTCCAGACAGCGTACTCCTATTTCTGCGGGTCTTGGTGTTTTGGTGTCTAAGAAAAAGCAGGGGGATTTCGTCGGCAAGCAAGCGCTGAGCAATACTGAGCAACCAACTCAGGTATTGGTTGGGTTGGTTAGCAAGGAGCGTCGAGCAGCACGCGCACATACCCCACTACTCGATGAAAACGATCAGGTAGTGGGTGAGGTAACTTCTGGGCAGCCGTCCCCCACGCTCGGTCATCCTATTGCGCTTGCTTATGTTGATCGCGCGTATCAAGAACCTGGTAGTGTTTTGCGTGCTGACATTCGCGGTAAGCATTATGCTTTTGAGGTTGTTAAGCTGCCATTTTATTCTCGTGATTAA
- the gcvH gene encoding glycine cleavage system protein GcvH: MSTTALPQDYSYSEEHEWINTTQVSAGDTVKVGITSVAADRLGEVVFAELPQVGDSIEAGETCGEVESTKSVSDLYAPVSGTVVAVNDNIDADYGLINNDPFGEGWLFEVEVSASGELMSADEYAQANGVA; the protein is encoded by the coding sequence ATGTCTACTACTGCTTTGCCACAGGATTACTCTTATTCGGAAGAACATGAGTGGATCAATACTACGCAGGTCAGCGCAGGTGACACTGTAAAGGTGGGGATCACTTCTGTTGCTGCTGATCGTCTTGGTGAGGTGGTTTTCGCTGAGCTTCCTCAGGTTGGCGATAGTATTGAGGCTGGTGAAACCTGTGGTGAGGTGGAATCCACCAAGTCTGTCTCTGACCTATACGCACCGGTTTCTGGCACAGTCGTTGCAGTCAATGACAATATCGACGCTGACTATGGGCTTATCAATAATGATCCTTTTGGTGAGGGTTGGCTCTTTGAGGTTGAAGTCAGTGCTAGCGGTGAACTCATGAGCGCTGA